In Rubrobacter radiotolerans DSM 5868, a genomic segment contains:
- a CDS encoding M20 metallopeptidase family protein, which produces MVDVAGGRGAGELSRDIERDFGEKIVALRRAIHREPELGFDTAKTARKVLDALEGLPLEVETGVAQNGLVATLRGARSGPTVGLRADMDALPILEETGLDFASGIEGKMHACGHDAHTAMLVGAAHALCEMRDRLSGTVRFFFQPAEEGGGGGKVMVEEGALEGVERVFALHLWPGLPFGEVSTKAGPIMAAADKFELEVRGTGGHGAMPHLGADPIVASAQVIGALQSLVSREVDPTEPAVVTVGRMEAGSAFNVIPEVVRLGGTVRSVSDGVRKMLPERIEQLSRGVAAGMRCEADLDYTFSYPVTENDGDSVRLALKAASELFGKEKVSEARAPSMGGEDFAFMLREVPGAYVWLGVGDVSGLHTPRFDFDEAILPMGAALHVALAERALLA; this is translated from the coding sequence ATGGTGGACGTCGCCGGAGGCAGAGGAGCCGGAGAGCTTTCAAGGGACATAGAGCGGGACTTCGGTGAGAAGATTGTCGCCTTGCGACGTGCAATACACCGCGAGCCCGAGCTCGGCTTCGACACGGCGAAGACCGCCCGGAAGGTCCTGGATGCGCTCGAAGGGCTGCCGCTCGAAGTAGAGACCGGCGTTGCGCAAAACGGCCTCGTCGCGACCCTGAGGGGCGCGAGGTCAGGCCCGACGGTGGGGCTCCGCGCCGACATGGACGCCCTGCCGATACTGGAGGAGACCGGACTCGACTTCGCCTCCGGTATCGAGGGGAAGATGCACGCCTGCGGCCACGACGCGCACACCGCGATGCTCGTCGGGGCCGCGCACGCGCTGTGCGAGATGCGGGATAGGCTCTCCGGGACGGTCAGGTTCTTTTTCCAGCCCGCCGAGGAGGGCGGCGGCGGAGGGAAAGTCATGGTCGAGGAGGGCGCTCTCGAAGGAGTAGAGAGAGTCTTTGCGCTGCACCTCTGGCCCGGCCTGCCGTTCGGAGAGGTGTCTACGAAGGCCGGGCCGATCATGGCCGCCGCCGACAAGTTCGAGCTGGAGGTCCGGGGCACCGGCGGTCACGGCGCGATGCCGCATCTGGGAGCGGACCCGATCGTCGCGTCCGCGCAGGTGATCGGCGCGCTCCAGAGCCTCGTCTCGCGCGAGGTCGACCCGACCGAACCGGCGGTCGTTACCGTCGGGCGAATGGAGGCCGGCTCGGCCTTCAACGTTATCCCCGAGGTCGTCCGGCTCGGCGGGACGGTCAGGAGCGTGAGCGACGGGGTCCGCAAGATGCTTCCGGAGAGAATAGAGCAGCTCTCACGAGGGGTTGCAGCCGGGATGCGCTGCGAGGCCGACCTCGACTACACCTTCTCCTACCCCGTAACCGAGAACGACGGGGACTCGGTGCGGCTTGCGCTAAAGGCTGCGTCGGAGCTGTTCGGTAAGGAGAAGGTCTCCGAGGCGCGGGCACCCTCGATGGGCGGAGAAGACTTCGCGTTCATGCTGCGGGAGGTCCCGGGAGCGTACGTATGGCTCGGCGTCGGGGACGTCTCGGGGCTCCACACGCCGAGGTTCGACTTCGACGAGGCGATCCTCCCGATGGGAGCCGCGCTGCACGTCGCGCTTGCGGAGCGAGCCCTGTTAGCCTAG
- a CDS encoding GntR family transcriptional regulator has product MSSGFEVDTKSGIPIYVQVVEQVRRRVESGSLEAGDRLPTVRALAGELSIAPNTIVKAYNELQGMGLIESRPGVGTVISSDVETVSREQRVESFEARLRELVRDAVSLGISQDELWDLVDREFDRAR; this is encoded by the coding sequence TTGAGTTCAGGTTTCGAGGTAGATACGAAGAGCGGTATCCCGATCTACGTTCAGGTCGTGGAGCAGGTCAGGAGGCGTGTGGAGTCGGGAAGCCTTGAGGCGGGGGACAGGCTCCCGACGGTCCGGGCACTCGCCGGGGAGCTTTCGATCGCGCCGAACACGATAGTGAAGGCTTACAACGAGCTTCAGGGAATGGGCCTGATCGAGAGCAGACCCGGGGTCGGGACAGTTATCTCCTCCGACGTCGAGACCGTAAGCCGGGAGCAGCGCGTGGAGTCCTTCGAGGCACGGCTTCGGGAGCTTGTACGGGACGCCGTCTCGCTCGGCATCTCGCAGGACGAGCTCTGGGACCTTGTCGACCGGGAGTTCGACCGCGCCCGGTAG
- the yqeC gene encoding selenium cofactor biosynthesis protein YqeC, which produces MRLSDALGIGAGDVVAFVGAGGKSSAIRVTAGELAAAGLKVLALPTTKMTVRQAERIGPALVSEDVSELATLVREKLAVTSPVVAGSGIISKERIGGLGFEEVERLSREADVLLVEADGARGRPVKGTAEHEPAIPDCATLAVAIAGINSLGKPVTEEYVHRPELFSVQTGVGPGQSITARAIARSLADGSLAELPGKTEPVVLITGVTPGDPMSEASIVARELWRFGIRKVVLTSLTAEEDLRVWIP; this is translated from the coding sequence ATGAGGCTCAGCGACGCCCTCGGCATCGGGGCGGGTGATGTGGTCGCCTTCGTGGGGGCCGGAGGCAAGTCGAGTGCGATCCGGGTTACGGCCGGTGAGTTGGCCGCGGCCGGTTTGAAGGTGCTGGCCCTTCCGACAACGAAGATGACTGTCCGGCAGGCGGAGAGGATCGGACCCGCGCTCGTCTCCGAGGATGTCTCGGAGCTCGCCACGCTCGTCCGGGAGAAGCTCGCGGTTACGAGTCCGGTCGTGGCCGGGTCGGGGATCATCTCGAAGGAACGCATCGGCGGCCTCGGCTTCGAGGAGGTCGAGCGGCTCTCGCGCGAGGCGGACGTGCTGCTCGTCGAGGCCGACGGCGCGCGTGGTCGCCCGGTGAAGGGGACCGCCGAGCACGAGCCCGCCATCCCGGACTGCGCGACGCTCGCGGTCGCGATCGCCGGAATAAACTCTCTCGGAAAGCCCGTTACCGAGGAGTACGTCCATCGCCCGGAGCTCTTCTCCGTCCAGACCGGTGTCGGTCCCGGACAGAGCATCACCGCCCGGGCCATCGCCCGCTCCCTAGCCGACGGTTCGCTCGCCGAACTCCCCGGGAAGACCGAACCCGTCGTGCTTATAACCGGCGTTACTCCCGGAGACCCGATGTCCGAGGCCTCGATCGTCGCAAGAGAGCTCTGGAGGTTCGGCATAAGAAAGGTCGTCCTGACCTCCCTGACGGCCGAGGAGGACTTGAGGGTCTGGATCCCTTGA
- a CDS encoding phage holin family protein produces MAEQRVRVVGSGREEPPTDRSVREIVEALRPQLQELTQKQVELAKLELAPVARKGGLATGLLVAGSVFLHLFLVFFSLTGIYLLNQVAGLPLWASGLIVSGILAIIGAVLAGAGASILRGLDPKPHRTIRTFQQNVEWLKGQFRG; encoded by the coding sequence GTGGCGGAGCAGAGGGTGAGGGTAGTGGGCTCCGGCAGGGAGGAGCCGCCCACGGACAGGAGCGTGAGGGAGATCGTCGAGGCCCTCAGGCCGCAGCTTCAGGAGCTGACGCAGAAGCAGGTCGAGCTTGCGAAGCTGGAGCTGGCTCCGGTTGCGAGGAAGGGCGGGCTTGCGACGGGGCTTCTTGTCGCGGGTTCGGTTTTTCTGCACCTGTTTCTCGTGTTCTTCTCGCTGACCGGGATCTACCTCCTGAACCAAGTTGCGGGGCTTCCGCTGTGGGCGAGCGGGCTGATCGTCTCTGGTATACTCGCTATTATCGGAGCGGTGCTTGCCGGGGCCGGGGCGAGCATCCTTAGAGGGCTCGATCCGAAGCCGCACCGCACGATCAGGACCTTTCAGCAGAACGTCGAATGGCTCAAGGGGCAGTTCAGGGGATGA
- a CDS encoding DUF3618 domain-containing protein — MSEIPERIEREMYEIRNRMSPDVRDLKKHTEPKVIGKQVGDTVKAKAKAALSRFGKSLSDSAKRQLNLAREAGRSRNPTPFTDAVKSDPRPMVVLAVVLTFTLLALRKLSG; from the coding sequence ATGAGCGAGATACCGGAGCGCATAGAGCGGGAGATGTACGAGATCCGCAACCGCATGTCCCCGGACGTGCGGGATCTCAAAAAGCACACCGAGCCGAAGGTCATCGGCAAGCAGGTCGGGGATACGGTCAAGGCGAAGGCGAAGGCCGCGCTCTCGCGGTTCGGCAAGAGCCTCTCGGACTCCGCCAAGCGGCAGCTCAACCTCGCGAGAGAGGCTGGCCGGAGCCGCAACCCGACTCCCTTCACCGACGCCGTCAAGAGCGACCCGCGGCCGATGGTCGTGCTCGCGGTCGTTCTGACCTTCACGCTTCTCGCGCTGCGCAAGCTCTCCGGCTAG
- the larC gene encoding nickel pincer cofactor biosynthesis protein LarC — protein MHFRPTGGAAGDMTLAALVAAGAPSDSVRDHLGSLGLEFELRFERARISGVEALRASVGYPEQRKHRPYREIRAAIEAADGLPSHAAELALKAFARLAEAEGRVHDEPPESVEFHEVGAVDSIVDVVGSCVAASLLGAESFSCDPLPMGGGTVRAAHGPLPVPGPATLEVLRGSRIAWPDVPAEMTTPTGAALMWAFTDGEFGVEVPQMTLRSVGYGAGRARFRDVPNLLGAVVGEVERDEEGAEGLEEISSNVDDASGEVLAHALAKLLEAGARDAWLEPIYMKKGRAAHKVCALVPAPERERFAGLLMTLTGTLGVRHHPVGRTIARRRIETVSLPYGECRVKVGSLDGRDFVVAPEYEDAVRLARKSGLALISVYNDVRRAFAGSGV, from the coding sequence ATCCACTTTCGCCCGACGGGCGGCGCTGCGGGCGACATGACGCTCGCAGCCCTCGTCGCGGCCGGAGCCCCGTCGGATTCAGTTCGGGACCACCTGGGAAGCCTCGGCCTTGAGTTCGAGTTGCGCTTCGAGCGCGCCCGGATAAGCGGGGTCGAGGCGCTCCGGGCGAGCGTCGGCTACCCGGAGCAGCGTAAACACCGGCCGTACCGGGAGATCCGGGCCGCCATCGAGGCAGCGGACGGCCTGCCGTCTCACGCGGCCGAGCTGGCCTTGAAGGCGTTCGCCCGGCTCGCAGAGGCCGAGGGACGGGTCCACGACGAGCCGCCGGAGAGCGTTGAGTTCCATGAGGTCGGAGCGGTCGACTCGATCGTGGACGTTGTCGGGAGCTGTGTTGCAGCGAGCCTTCTCGGGGCGGAGAGCTTCAGCTGCGACCCGCTCCCGATGGGCGGCGGAACGGTCCGGGCGGCGCACGGTCCCTTGCCCGTGCCGGGACCGGCGACCCTGGAGGTTCTCCGGGGCTCGCGCATAGCGTGGCCGGACGTCCCGGCCGAGATGACCACCCCGACCGGAGCCGCACTCATGTGGGCCTTCACAGACGGCGAGTTCGGCGTCGAGGTCCCGCAGATGACGCTGCGCTCCGTCGGCTACGGGGCAGGGCGGGCTCGCTTCAGGGACGTGCCGAACCTGCTCGGGGCGGTTGTCGGGGAGGTCGAGAGGGACGAAGAAGGAGCGGAGGGTCTGGAGGAGATCTCCTCCAACGTCGATGACGCTTCGGGGGAAGTTCTCGCCCACGCGTTGGCGAAGCTCCTCGAAGCGGGCGCCCGGGACGCCTGGCTGGAGCCGATCTACATGAAAAAGGGTCGTGCGGCGCACAAGGTTTGCGCGCTGGTGCCCGCGCCGGAGCGCGAGAGGTTCGCAGGACTGCTCATGACGCTCACGGGGACTCTCGGCGTCAGGCATCACCCCGTCGGCCGAACGATCGCCCGGCGGCGGATAGAGACCGTGAGCCTTCCCTACGGCGAGTGCCGGGTGAAGGTCGGGAGCCTCGATGGCCGGGACTTCGTTGTCGCCCCCGAGTATGAGGACGCCGTCCGGCTCGCCCGGAAGAGCGGTCTGGCCCTGATCTCGGTCTACAACGACGTCCGTCGCGCCTTCGCCGGTTCCGGCGTCTAG
- a CDS encoding cold-shock protein, which translates to MAQGTVKWFSDEKGYGFISPDDGGEDLFVHYTGIEGSGFKTLEEGSRVSYEASQGKKGMQAVNVTPS; encoded by the coding sequence ATGGCCCAGGGTACGGTAAAGTGGTTTTCTGACGAGAAGGGCTACGGCTTCATCTCTCCCGACGACGGTGGCGAGGACCTCTTCGTCCACTACACCGGGATAGAGGGCAGCGGCTTCAAGACCCTTGAGGAGGGCTCGCGCGTCTCCTACGAGGCGTCGCAGGGCAAGAAGGGCATGCAGGCGGTCAACGTCACCCCTTCCTAA
- a CDS encoding YgfZ/GcvT domain-containing protein: protein MQSRSLTDGGLPAGPLRGPATILHRDRRVFRVSGKDPVGMLDAVLTRDVPADRDLGAYALLLDPKGRVLADLEVIRDEEDVLLVAEDAGAQSAAETLGRYAPFSRVKVGDAGMAVVGVYGPGARSLPGLDLSGKEHRRVTFESGTGEVAATAYVPSTGPSGGVCLLVPEESAPRLFEAVLALGTGKLREEEYETARIVEARPRFGTDVTASNFPAEAYLDRSAVSFDKGCYPGQETVARMHYRGQPNKHLHRFTVEGEATPGAEVLQNDRAVGYLTSVAPLAVGGKTYALGYLKRRADLAGELRSEGATLTVSPPELPQGPKSAGI, encoded by the coding sequence ATGCAAAGCAGAAGTCTCACCGACGGAGGGCTTCCCGCCGGACCGCTCCGGGGACCGGCGACGATCCTCCACAGAGATCGCCGGGTCTTCAGGGTCTCCGGGAAGGACCCGGTCGGGATGCTCGACGCCGTACTCACGCGCGACGTACCGGCCGACAGGGACCTCGGAGCCTACGCCCTGCTTCTCGACCCGAAAGGCCGCGTCCTTGCGGACCTGGAGGTGATCCGCGACGAAGAGGACGTCCTTCTCGTCGCCGAGGACGCAGGAGCGCAGAGCGCGGCCGAGACGCTCGGGCGCTACGCTCCGTTCTCCCGCGTCAAGGTCGGGGACGCCGGGATGGCCGTCGTCGGCGTTTACGGTCCGGGCGCGCGAAGCCTCCCCGGTCTCGACCTCTCCGGCAAGGAGCATCGCAGGGTCACCTTCGAGTCGGGGACCGGGGAGGTCGCTGCAACGGCCTACGTCCCCTCGACCGGTCCCTCCGGCGGGGTTTGTCTTCTTGTCCCGGAGGAGTCCGCACCCCGGCTCTTCGAGGCCGTGCTCGCGCTCGGGACGGGAAAGCTCCGGGAGGAGGAGTACGAGACGGCGCGCATCGTGGAGGCGAGACCCCGGTTCGGAACGGACGTAACCGCGAGCAACTTCCCGGCTGAGGCGTACCTAGACCGGAGCGCCGTCAGCTTCGACAAGGGCTGCTACCCCGGACAGGAGACGGTGGCGAGAATGCACTACCGGGGTCAGCCCAACAAGCACCTCCACCGCTTCACCGTCGAGGGCGAGGCGACGCCGGGGGCGGAGGTCCTTCAGAACGACCGGGCCGTCGGCTACCTCACGAGCGTCGCGCCGCTCGCCGTGGGCGGCAAGACCTACGCGCTCGGCTACCTCAAGCGTCGCGCCGACCTCGCCGGGGAACTGCGCAGCGAGGGCGCGACGCTGACGGTCTCCCCGCCGGAGCTGCCGCAAGGTCCGAAGAGCGCCGGGATCTAG
- a CDS encoding PPOX class F420-dependent oxidoreductase, with product MADTKNGPELHPDTVKLASGANFGSISTILPSGRMQTHIVWVGTDGERIVVNTEVHRRKYKNIQNDPRVTLTVRDEDNPYRYAEVRGRVDEIVTGRVAREHIDELSQKYNGEDYPADQIKSERVQLWIVPERQTIVDQSEGRGLED from the coding sequence ATGGCGGACACAAAGAACGGACCGGAGCTTCACCCCGACACCGTAAAGCTGGCGAGCGGGGCGAACTTTGGCTCTATCTCGACGATCCTGCCGAGCGGGAGGATGCAGACGCACATAGTCTGGGTCGGCACCGACGGCGAGAGGATAGTGGTGAACACGGAGGTCCACCGGCGGAAGTACAAGAACATCCAGAACGACCCGCGTGTGACGCTGACGGTTCGCGACGAGGACAACCCCTACCGCTACGCCGAGGTGCGCGGCCGAGTGGACGAGATCGTTACCGGCCGGGTCGCCCGCGAGCACATAGACGAGCTGTCGCAGAAGTACAACGGCGAAGACTACCCGGCAGACCAGATCAAGAGCGAGCGGGTGCAACTGTGGATCGTCCCCGAGCGACAGACGATCGTAGACCAGAGCGAAGGCCGCGGTCTGGAGGACTGA
- a CDS encoding class I SAM-dependent methyltransferase, translating into MSGGRVRENAVGDHYGRGDLWKRIRAALLANGLDPNNLEVEDLAPVDQFHSRGRSATLDLARLAGLTSKMRVLDLGGGLGGPARVLASEVGCSVEVLDLTREFCRVGERLTAATGLSDLVSFRHGNALDLPYGDSSFDVVWTQHSAMNISDKERLYREVRRVLLPGGHLAMHEVFAAPDTEVRFPVPWAREPGISHLLPQTSVRAILAASGLQELAWLDESSAAEKWFRKRAASMPPSPDSPPSLTLSLVLGPDFVRMFRNQLRNLEEGRISIARGLFKAV; encoded by the coding sequence TTGTCTGGAGGCAGGGTGCGGGAGAACGCCGTCGGGGATCACTACGGTCGCGGGGACCTCTGGAAGAGAATACGGGCTGCGCTCCTCGCAAACGGCCTCGACCCGAACAACCTCGAAGTCGAGGATCTCGCCCCGGTAGACCAGTTCCACTCGCGCGGCAGGTCGGCCACGCTGGACCTCGCCAGGCTCGCGGGCCTGACCTCAAAGATGCGCGTCCTCGACCTCGGGGGCGGCCTCGGCGGTCCGGCGCGGGTGCTCGCCAGCGAAGTCGGCTGCTCCGTCGAGGTCCTGGACCTCACGCGGGAGTTCTGCCGGGTCGGCGAGCGGCTGACCGCCGCGACGGGCCTCTCGGACCTCGTCTCCTTCCGCCACGGGAACGCCCTCGACCTCCCCTACGGAGACAGCTCCTTCGACGTCGTCTGGACTCAGCACAGCGCGATGAACATCTCCGACAAGGAGAGGCTCTACCGAGAGGTTCGGCGCGTCCTTCTGCCTGGCGGGCACCTCGCAATGCACGAGGTCTTCGCCGCGCCGGATACAGAGGTCCGCTTCCCCGTCCCCTGGGCCCGGGAACCGGGCATCAGCCACCTCCTCCCCCAGACCTCGGTCCGGGCCATCCTCGCCGCCTCCGGCCTTCAAGAGCTGGCCTGGCTCGACGAGTCCTCAGCCGCCGAGAAGTGGTTCCGCAAGCGCGCCGCGAGCATGCCCCCTTCCCCGGACAGCCCGCCCTCCCTGACCCTCTCGCTCGTCCTCGGACCGGACTTCGTGCGTATGTTCCGCAACCAACTCCGGAACCTCGAAGAGGGCAGGATCTCCATCGCCCGGGGCCTCTTCAAAGCAGTATAG
- the sufC gene encoding Fe-S cluster assembly ATPase SufC: MLKIENLHAGIEDVEGEIIKGLDLEVGKGEIHAIMGPNGSGKSTLSNVLMGHPRYEVLEGSVEFLGEDALELEPDERAKLGMFLAFQYPSEVPGVSVANFLRTAVNSVREEELRPMEMYKLLQEKMKIMQMDPKFAERYLNDGFSGGEKKRNEILQMLMLNPKLAIMDETDSGLDIDALQVVAKGVNELRGPEFSAIIITHYQRILRYIEPDFVHVMLDGRIVTSGGKELAEQLEERGYDWVREEFGSKAQG, translated from the coding sequence ATGCTCAAGATAGAGAACCTCCATGCCGGGATCGAGGACGTAGAGGGCGAGATCATCAAGGGACTCGACCTTGAGGTCGGGAAGGGTGAGATCCATGCGATCATGGGCCCGAACGGCTCCGGGAAGAGCACGCTCTCGAACGTGCTGATGGGTCATCCGCGCTACGAGGTGCTTGAGGGCTCGGTCGAGTTCCTCGGGGAGGATGCGCTGGAGTTGGAGCCCGACGAGCGGGCCAAGCTCGGCATGTTCCTGGCGTTCCAGTACCCGAGCGAGGTTCCGGGCGTGAGCGTCGCCAACTTCCTCCGGACCGCCGTGAACAGCGTGCGCGAGGAGGAGCTTCGTCCGATGGAGATGTACAAGCTCCTTCAGGAGAAGATGAAGATCATGCAGATGGACCCCAAGTTCGCGGAGAGGTATCTGAACGACGGGTTCAGCGGCGGGGAGAAGAAGCGCAACGAGATCCTTCAGATGCTCATGCTCAACCCGAAGCTCGCGATCATGGACGAGACCGACTCCGGGCTTGACATAGACGCGCTTCAGGTGGTTGCCAAGGGCGTCAACGAGCTTCGCGGCCCCGAGTTCAGCGCGATCATCATCACGCACTACCAGAGGATACTCCGCTACATCGAGCCGGACTTCGTGCACGTCATGCTCGACGGCCGGATCGTGACGAGCGGCGGCAAGGAGCTTGCCGAGCAGCTCGAGGAGCGCGGCTACGACTGGGTACGCGAGGAGTTCGGGAGCAAGGCGCAGGGTTAA
- the sufB gene encoding Fe-S cluster assembly protein SufB yields MPADKTIQELGLDEYKYGFRDPEEYFFKTPRKGLDHEIVAMISKHKGEPEWMLEYRLNALEAFLNKPTPTWGGDLSELDFDDIYYYIRPVENQGRTWDDVPEDIKNTFERLGIPQAERETLAGVGAQYESEVVYHSLKEEWEKSGVVFMDMDGGLREHEDLVREYFGTIIPADDNKFSALNSAVWSGGSFVYVPPGVHIDIPLQAYFRINAENMGQFERTLIIADEGSYVHYIEGCTAPTYTSNSLHSAVVELIAKPNARIRYSTIQNWSHNTYNLVTKRAVAEENATVEWVDGNLGSKLTMKYPAVYLTGEGARGEILSVAYAGDGQHQDAGGKVVHAAPNTSSLITSKSISKGTGRSSYRGLLKVHEGAVNAKSRVECDALLLDERARTDTYPYIEIEEKKVNTEHEATVSKVGEDQLFYLMSRGLSEEEAMAMVVNGFIEPIAKELPLEYALELNRLIQLEMEGSVG; encoded by the coding sequence ATGCCCGCAGACAAGACAATTCAGGAGCTCGGCCTCGACGAGTACAAGTACGGCTTCCGTGACCCGGAGGAGTACTTCTTCAAGACGCCGAGAAAGGGCCTCGACCACGAGATCGTGGCCATGATCTCCAAGCACAAGGGCGAGCCGGAGTGGATGCTCGAGTACCGCCTCAACGCGCTCGAAGCGTTCCTGAACAAGCCGACCCCGACATGGGGCGGCGACCTCTCCGAACTCGACTTCGACGACATCTACTACTACATTCGTCCCGTCGAGAACCAGGGTCGCACCTGGGATGACGTGCCGGAGGACATAAAGAACACCTTCGAGCGTCTGGGCATCCCGCAGGCCGAGCGTGAGACGCTCGCCGGCGTCGGCGCGCAGTACGAGTCCGAGGTCGTCTACCACTCCCTGAAGGAGGAGTGGGAGAAGTCCGGCGTCGTCTTCATGGACATGGACGGTGGTCTCAGGGAGCACGAGGACCTCGTGCGGGAGTACTTCGGGACGATCATCCCTGCCGACGACAACAAGTTCAGCGCGCTCAACTCGGCCGTGTGGTCGGGCGGCTCGTTCGTGTACGTCCCGCCGGGCGTCCACATCGACATCCCGCTTCAGGCGTACTTCCGCATCAACGCGGAGAACATGGGCCAGTTCGAGCGGACGCTCATCATCGCTGATGAGGGCTCGTACGTGCACTACATCGAGGGCTGCACCGCCCCGACGTACACGTCGAACAGCCTCCACTCTGCGGTTGTCGAGCTTATAGCCAAGCCGAACGCACGCATCCGCTACTCGACGATCCAGAACTGGTCGCACAACACCTACAACCTCGTGACCAAGCGGGCGGTCGCCGAGGAGAACGCGACCGTCGAGTGGGTCGACGGGAACCTCGGCTCCAAGCTCACGATGAAGTACCCGGCCGTCTACCTGACCGGCGAGGGTGCGCGGGGCGAGATCCTCTCGGTGGCCTACGCAGGCGACGGGCAGCACCAGGACGCGGGCGGCAAGGTGGTTCACGCCGCTCCGAACACGTCGAGCCTCATAACCTCCAAGTCCATCTCCAAGGGCACGGGGCGTTCGTCCTACCGCGGGCTCCTGAAGGTCCACGAGGGCGCGGTCAACGCCAAGAGCCGCGTCGAGTGCGACGCGCTGCTTCTCGACGAGCGGGCCCGGACGGACACGTACCCGTACATCGAGATCGAGGAGAAGAAGGTCAACACCGAGCACGAGGCGACGGTCTCGAAGGTCGGTGAGGACCAGCTCTTCTACCTGATGAGCCGGGGTCTCTCCGAGGAAGAGGCGATGGCGATGGTCGTCAACGGCTTTATCGAGCCCATCGCCAAGGAGCTCCCGCTGGAGTACGCGCTGGAGCTCAACCGCCTGATCCAGCTGGAGATGGAAGGCTCCGTCGGCTAG
- the sufD gene encoding Fe-S cluster assembly protein SufD produces the protein MSTNGLPEALKNRGVSAEAVKALAAFKDEPAWVSEKRLQAFEKFSEMPMPTLREEEWKYTDISDFSFEDYVPYSPSPDARDESELPEAVQKLIREGEENSALIVQHNSETTYSRVDEELSSKGVILTDLHAALRDHEDLVKDKLFGLVPEGYDKFAALSAAAFSGGTFLYVPRGVEVEVPIQSYRWLDVAGGSIMPRTLVVVEEGAQVTYLDEYASAGGEEDAFSNAAVELYVGQGANLRYVSLQNWARNVMHFNTIRSAAHKDATINSLVVSFGANLSRTNVEAGLEEPGSDSEMLGLYFADEDQLVDHHTLQDHLAPNAHSDLLYKGALRDESLAVFSGLIRVEPGAQKTDAYQTNRNIILGTDDAMAVSLPNLEIMADDVKCSHGSTTGQVDETELFYLMSRGIPRLEAEKLVVFGFFGDITSRIPLEGLREKLNLAIEEKIGLGFDRSVTQ, from the coding sequence ATGAGTACGAATGGTCTGCCGGAGGCTCTCAAGAACCGGGGCGTGAGCGCCGAGGCGGTGAAGGCGCTTGCGGCCTTCAAGGACGAGCCCGCGTGGGTCTCAGAGAAGCGGCTTCAGGCGTTCGAGAAGTTCAGCGAGATGCCGATGCCGACGCTCCGGGAGGAGGAGTGGAAGTACACCGACATCTCGGACTTCTCCTTTGAGGACTACGTGCCGTACTCCCCCTCGCCGGACGCCCGGGACGAGTCGGAGCTTCCGGAGGCCGTTCAGAAGCTTATCCGGGAGGGTGAGGAGAACTCCGCGCTTATCGTGCAGCACAACTCCGAGACCACATACTCCCGGGTGGACGAGGAGCTCTCCTCCAAGGGCGTGATCCTCACCGACCTGCACGCCGCCCTTCGCGACCACGAGGACCTCGTGAAGGACAAGCTCTTCGGGCTCGTGCCGGAGGGCTACGACAAGTTCGCCGCGCTCTCGGCGGCGGCGTTCAGCGGCGGGACGTTTCTGTACGTGCCGAGGGGCGTTGAGGTAGAGGTACCTATTCAGAGCTACCGCTGGCTCGACGTGGCCGGGGGCTCGATCATGCCGCGCACGCTCGTAGTCGTGGAGGAGGGCGCGCAGGTGACCTACCTCGACGAGTACGCGAGCGCGGGCGGGGAGGAGGACGCGTTCTCGAACGCCGCCGTCGAGCTCTACGTCGGGCAGGGCGCGAACCTCAGGTACGTCTCCTTGCAGAACTGGGCGAGGAACGTCATGCACTTCAACACCATCCGTTCGGCGGCTCACAAGGACGCGACGATCAACTCCCTCGTCGTCTCTTTCGGGGCGAACCTCTCGCGCACGAACGTCGAGGCGGGGCTTGAGGAACCGGGGAGCGACTCGGAGATGCTCGGGCTGTACTTCGCCGACGAGGACCAGCTCGTAGACCACCACACCCTTCAGGACCACCTCGCCCCGAACGCCCACTCGGACCTTCTGTACAAGGGCGCGCTCCGGGACGAGTCGCTCGCGGTGTTCAGCGGCCTCATCCGGGTCGAGCCCGGCGCGCAGAAGACCGACGCCTACCAGACGAACCGGAACATTATCCTCGGTACCGACGATGCGATGGCCGTCAGCCTGCCGAACCTGGAGATCATGGCCGACGACGTGAAGTGCTCGCACGGCTCGACGACCGGGCAGGTTGACGAGACCGAGCTCTTCTACCTCATGAGCCGGGGCATCCCGCGCCTCGAAGCCGAGAAGCTCGTCGTCTTCGGGTTCTTCGGGGACATCACGAGCCGCATCCCGCTCGAAGGACTGCGCGAGAAGCTGAACCTCGCCATCGAGGAGAAGATCGGCCTCGGCTTCGACCGCAGCGTAACCCAGTAG